From Mugil cephalus isolate CIBA_MC_2020 chromosome 4, CIBA_Mcephalus_1.1, whole genome shotgun sequence:
TTCCCCGTAATTACTTTTCTTCTCGTCCAGCCGAAAAATGTTTTTAAGCTGGAAATGTGGGCGGGCGCCTTGCACACAACAGGCCATTTAAACCTTTCTTTGGCTCTGGGTTGGAATATAGTGAATTGTTTCTCTGTCCAAACTATTTAAATAAGCCTCCTTCTCTGAGACTTAGGAATGCTTCTGCGTGGCATGGGGCCCCACGTGTTTTGCCTCTGCTTCCTCAAACTTTTGCCTTTTTCCTCAACACAGAACCAATCGGTTTTTGCAGTTGGGAATTGTGGGCATTGGGAAAACATTTTACATCTCATTCTTTTGATTCTTCTATGTTATTTTCTTGTCACTTATAAAAAACTTGCTTGTATGATAATCTTGATTTTTCGTGACTTTGAGCTATTCGCTGTTTTCGGTTGACCTCTTTTTCCGTTTCAATACGTTTTTGCAATGTTGCTTTTGAAATCTTTTGATTATAACATAAAATTTTTCTCAgtttctaatttttttattattatattttcacaaTTTGCACCTAGTCCTTGGCGTAAAATTTCTCACGGGACTCTGCGTTCGATTTCTTGTTCTTGTCCAAACTCATCATAGGTAATATGCTGTGCTCTTCTATGGTGACAATGCTtaatacatcattattattattttttagcgTTTCCAGATGGCAATGATTTACATAACATAATTCAAATCATTATCgttttcattgtttgcagtacttaaaaatacatattcttTTCCCTCAATGGTACTATgtccagctaaaaaaaaacatgacgcACAAATACGAGTGTAATCGTTACTAAAGTTAATAGTTCGAAATTACAGTGGTCCATGGTGTGAGAAATTTAAGAATGATGTTAGTAAATCAAGTAATACACCCACTTAATCTTGACCTCATAACGTTGATGTTCATAATtgttaagaaaaaataagagcCAGCTAGATTTCCACAGACATCAATACAGCTTGGCTAGCTCTCCAATCAGCAACGCAGAATGTAGACACATGAGATCAAATCGCTTATGTCGGGACTAAACTTGGAACCCGCTGATTCAAGCTACTAATTAGGAGACCTAGAAACGTGTACGTTTACAAATAACAGCCATTTCGCGTCATATACAGACATGACGTTCGCTTTTCAAACTCGGAAAAATAGAGgactgaagaaagaaagagtgccTGCAAAGGCCATTAAAACCTCATAGACCTGATGAAACTGTCTGTCCTCAAATTTAACCAAAAAAGCAGCTTAACTATCATAATACTAAGCGTGTGCGACCCCTCATTACTGGCTAGTCAGAAATTATCACGCCTTAACGAAAAGCTCTCGGCGTATTTGCATGAACCATTTCGGCTTTGGGTCAGTGCTAAGTGAATTTCGATATTTCGTATAGTAACGAGCAAACGCAGTTGGAATTTAGGATCGGACCATTGCTGGTGCATCAACTTTCGTTCTTTGACAACTGGTCAACAGCCGGtctttcagtcagtgtgtttaataGCAATCAGTTTTTATGCTATCATTTTTGAGTAATGTTCCATTTTCGAACTGATTATGATTCTTATTTGTCTCGAGGTGTTTAGTTCAAAACTTCAGACTGTATTCTTGTTTGCTCATAATTAGTACGCTCCTGCTTGGCATCGCAATTACAAATGCTTTCAGGAATTCGTTCACATTGCAACATCTACTAACAGTCTGTAATATCTCGATTTCCGTCAATGCAATGTTGAACTATTCTTCCCAAGCAGTCTCAAAGTAAAATTTCCCAACTGCTCTACTTCTAATCGAGAGATATTTCAAGACTGGATGGCTGAAAAACGCAAGACCGTCAGGTGTAAGCAAAAGCAGACGTATTCAATTGCCCAAAAAACAGGCGAGCAATGCATCAGTTCCTAAAATTTAAGCAAATTGCGAGCGTTCTTTAAGGTCAACAATAACCTACCTGTCCACCGAAATTAACGTACAGCGGTGATTTAGAAACCAAAACTACATAGCCAGAAGCAACATAATCACTTCATTCAGCGCTTCAAACTTTCAACAACCCAATGTTcgatgtataaaaaaaactgaaaaatacaaaagacatGCCACTAATTTCCCACATTCAATCGATCGCGGTAAGTGTCACTCTAAAAATAAGAGACAAGACACTAAGAAGCCTTTACCAGCGTTCGTTTATTCAATCCACTCAAAAATCAGACCTTTTGGAACGAGGTAGACGGCAGGCTCGAATCGCCACTTACCCTTCTCATGGCTTTGGCTGGACTCGTTGTCTCTCTTCGAACACAGAAACTAGTCTAGTGCTCTGGAACACGTTAAGTTGCTCAGCTGTGAAGGAAGGCCAGTTGGTTTGCTACATTCGCATTTTGTTATTCACCGTGAAGCAAATAACGTTGGTTTTTAGACATCGGTAGTTTCTTTCGCCATGAGGAAATTCATTTTCTTACTAGTCAGAAACTCCTTTCATCCGAGTACGCAACGCTGATTCCTCTTGGCACTTCAGTGCTTTAGTCTTGAATCCTTGTTCTTCCTGTCAACATATATCCGATTATCTGATCTGCACTGGAATGCGGTGTATTGTGTCAGTCTCCTTTGTATCCAGCCCAAacttttgtcttcctcttcagtTTTTGTTCCTATATCAAACTGTTAATATCTCATTTATTGCATTGAATTTTTTCCCAAAGCGGTCCAGTTCTTTACGGTTAGAAATCGGGATCATTTTTCCATGGTTTTTGACCTTTCATTGATATTCCCAGAgttgacattattatttttcttgcacAATTAGTTTAATCTCTTTTCCTTGTTCactaatcatttaaaatgaatattccTCTCTCAATCGGCAAGCAGACGACAGAGACCATCTAGAAAAGGCCTATTTCACGGGTACCCTGcggcttacggccataccaccctgaacgcgcccgatctcggctgatctcggaagcaaagcagggtcgggcctggttagtacttgaacgggagaccgcctgggaataccaggtgctgtaagctttttgaCACTTTAGCAGcaacaccagagggcgctgctgggTCTGCTTTCCCCAGTCAATTGCAGTTTATTCTTCGCCAATACAGCTCAGGAAAAATGAAGACGCCTTGTGGGGAAGCGGAAGTAGTGCGGCGGCGCTTGCACACAATCGGCCATTTTAACCATTTCCACTTGGCTTTGGGTCATAGGAATATCTCTGCTTGTTTTCTCTGTCCAAACTATTAGTAAGAAATAAAGCTGCCTCGTGTCTACTGCAAATGACATTGAAATGATGCTTTCAGTGCGTGGGTCAGGAGGGCCCACAGCTCGTTTTTGCGCCATCATAGTCTTCCGCAAATCTTGTTTAGCCTcatccacagcaacaacagaacCAAGTCTGGTTTTTGCCAGTTCGGGACATTGTTGGACAGTTAGGGAGAAAACATGTGAATCCACCCATTCACTTTTCCTCAGTTGCCCCGCAACGTGTCAACTATCTTCAGCTGCTGGCACGttgaggaaacactgagcacCTGTGAATATCCATGCGCACGTCTGGCCGTAAACGTTTTGATCCTTTACTGTCCAGACTGATGACTCGTGCTGTTCTTCCAGGTTCCTTTTGTGTCCGTTGTCTCATATACTGCAAGTGCGAAATCAGGTCTGTGTCTTGTGCTGCTGCCTGTGTTGGGTCACCTAATTGagcaaaacagtttttaattatcatcatttatttatttatttatttatcgttttCCCAAAGGCATGTGCCCGAGTAGATAAActttacagtgaaaaaatactccaggcacatttatttacttcacttatttattattttctgattattttcttcacaaGTAACTGAAAACATCACGTACATTTTCCCGTGCCACACACAGTATATTCGTCgtccacatcatcatcatcatcatcatcataaatgaGAAGGTGAATATGTTGCCGGTCCAAAATGggtttgaaaatatttttactgagaagaaatgtgtttcagataTGTCATCATGATTGTCCTGTCAGTCTGACATGCCAGTGACGCGATGGAGCATGCATGTCTGCTGTCTGCATACGTTCATATGTGGaaggaaaaagacacacaaacacacacgcacacaccacacATACAGGGTAAAAGTAAATTGAAAGCCACGGGTTTGATATGAAGAAGAAGGGGcggcagcgccctctggtgttgttaaagtgtcaaaaatacttacagcacctggtattcccaggcggtctcccatccaagtactaaccaggcccgaccctgcttagcttccgagatcagacgagatcgggcgtgttcagggtggtatggccgtaagcaacagTACAGACAACTATCAGGTCTTTTATAGCTGTCGGTGATCGCCTACATGGCCACCTGATAGTGTTTGCAtgctctaaaagaaaataacaagacagacagacaatagtAAGCCCGTTTAGCCTCATCATAGCTAATCAGAGGCTCTTACTATTGATGTGCCTGGGTACACTATATTACACACAGTGCGTCCGAATGGGGagatgtcaaagaaagaaaccaatgaagtgaaaaccaaagaaagaaatggtcaTCGTATACAACATTAGCTCAACCAGCACACTAGATTAGCATCTCATAGACAGCCCTTCCTAAAACGTTGTCTCCATCACAATATCAGAATCAGGTTCTattgtaaaaagagaaaaagaaaaagcgcaACACACTACGTTTCTcaccacaaatcaaacactCTGACTCTGGCTGGATGTTGTCGCCTCCTCTCTCAATCGGCAAGCAGACGACAGAGACCATCTAGAAAAGGCCTATTTCACGGGTGCCCTGCGGCTTANNNNNNNNNNNNNNNNNNNNNNNNNNNNNNNNNNNNNNNNNNNNNNNNNNNNNNNNNNNNNNNNNNNNNNNNNNNNNNNNNNNNNNNNNNNNNNNNNNNNNNNNNNNNNNNNNNNNNNNNNNNNNNNNNNNNNNNNNNNNNNNNNNNNNNNNNNNNNNNNNNNNNNNNNNNNNNNNNNNNNNNNNNNNNNNNNNNNNNNNNNNNNNNNNNNNNNNNNNNNNNNNNNNNNNNNNNNNNNNNNNNNNNNNNNNNNNNNNNNNNNNNNNNNNNNNNNNNNNNNNNNNNNNNNNNNNNNNNNNNNNNNNNNNNNNNNNNNNNNNNNNNNNNNNNNNNNNNNNNNNNNNNNNNNNNNNNNNNNNNNNNNNNNNNNNNNNNNNNNNNNNNNNNNNNNNNNNNNNNNNNNNNNNNNNNNNNNNNNNNNNNNNNNNNNNNNNNNNNNNNNNNNNNNNNNNNNNNNNNNNNNNNNNNNNNNNNNNNNNNNNNNNNNNNNNNNNNNNNNNCTGGACCTCAAGGCGTAGTGAAACGTCTCACGCAAGGTAACCAACAAGTAATGAATTACCAAGACTACATACCATTGAAACATCAAAAGAAAATGGACAGTGTTGATCCTCACAACACAGATGGAGCTAAACCACCTTGGACCTCTGCTGTAAGCCCTGCAATAAGCCCTCATTTGCCATCTCCACCTGGAAACCATGTGGGGTTTGTTACAACAGGCGGTGACAGAGCTCCTTCACATCTTGGTGGGGTAAAACAAGAACCTCGATCTCCACGCAAATCGGGACATCCACACTCTCAATTTACTAAAGTGTCCTCACCCATAGGCTCGTCATCACCCAAGGGGATACCAGTGATGCTGTCCACTGCCATGCAGCAGTACATTCCTGCTGTACATCACCCAGAGCAGTCTGTTATCATGCCGCCTCACAGTGTGCCTGGAGGCTTAGGACGGATGTCTCCTCACTGTGTTACTCAATCAATACCAGTGGGGCACCTTGGAGACGTTAGGGTCAATACCCCACCTCTCTCTGTAATGAGCTATGGGATGCATACTGACTCTCATGCATCTCCCTGGTCTGGTGCCATTCAGCCTCGGCCTTCCTCACCCCAGGCTGTGACCAGAGAAAAGGTTCTAAAGGTAAACCCTGGTTCTTTGAGGAGTCATGAAGGGGAACAGGAGGAATCCAGACACTTCAGATCAGATCCTCGTGGGCCTTTGCGGGGTAGTGTTCAGTTGGAACCATACATGACACAGAGAGATGTGCGAGTGCGAGTGCACCAACAAGGGGAGCGTTCTACCACAGACCCACATTCTGCACACGTTCAAGAGACTCTTAACAAAGATATAACAAAGTCTTTAGAGGCAAAGAGGCCACACTCCCCTCTTCCTAAGGATGGAATGATGGGGATCAGACAACCTGGGCCAGCAATGGCATCTCCCCAGAGAGTTCAACTAATGCCACCAGGACCTAGTGGCTCATTTCCAGAATATTCAGGGATGTACTCAAACCCTAGAGGACTACATTCTCAAATACCGGAGGCATCTCCTGTTGGACTTAATCAGCCACCGCTGAATATCACGCCAACTATGGTGAGTTTTCTAATATGAAACACTACCACTGACAGTTCATTAAAACAGATATACTCTTGATTTAAAGGAATTATTCtgaagtctgcagttaaagtgAGGATTTGTCACATGGCTATTGTATTAGGCTATGTTAGATTTATTTGTGTCAAACTAGTGGACTCTCAGTAGAGTATGAAAGCAGTTGTATGTTGGTTCTCTCATATTGCACCAAATGGTGCTGAGACAACTGTTTTAACAGCATTGTTCTCTTGAATGCGTGACTGTAGAGCACCGACCTCCAGTCAAAACCAGATGGCAAGATGGCGCAGCCTGTTAACATGGTGCAGTTGCTCACGGTAAGACAAAACACGGCACAGACGTTTAATTTACATCAGGGGTTGTTGGTCTGAACAAGAGCTGGCTTTGTCTGACGCACCTGTCTTTGTTGTATCtcatatttaaacagaaataccCTATTGTGTGGCAAGGCCTGCTGGCACTGAAGAATGACacagctgcagtccagctgcATTTTGTTTGCGGCAACAAAGCTTTGGCTCATCGATCATTGCCGCTACAAGAAGGAGGCGCACTGCTTCGGATTGTTCAGAGAATGAGACTAGAGGCATCCCAGCTGGAGAGTGTAGCCAGAAGAATGACGGTATGTGTTCTCTGTCTAAAACCCACTGACTGATTTTCTGTTCACTTAAATTCTGGTTTACATCATTAaccttttcctctctgcagggTGACAGTGACTACTGTCTTCTCCTCGCTCTACCGTGTGGACGAGACCAAGACGATGTCCTAAACCAAACTCAAGCTCTTAAGGCAGCATTCATCAACTACTTGCAGACAAAGTTGGCTGCTGGTATTATCAATATTCCCAATCCAGGTTCAAATCAGGTGAGActtgtgttggtgtgtgctaATGACTTACTAATTGGTTTTAAGCTGTATGCATTTCCACGGACAGAGAAAGCACTgatgtttgacatgtttataGTCACACACAAGTGGAAGCTTTTAGAAACACATTAGCTTTGGGGAAAAAAGCTCTATTAAAGAACATAAACATACAGTTAAGTGTGATCTCCACAGTGTTTAGTGGCCTCTGCCGACAACCCACACAAGAGGGTTTCATATTAATCTATGAAGCTATTGGCTTCTTTTGAAGGCTTGTGTtatggattattttattttattactttattgtAAGCGTAGAACTGGTTGTATTGGCTCTGTTACAGTTTACTTTGTCTTCACATGTGTAACTGAGGATGGTCTTTGTCGTTCCAGCCTGCCTACGTGCTACAGATTTTCCCACCGTGCGAGTTTTCGGAGAGCCACTTATCACAGCTCGCCCCCGACCTTCTCAACAGGATCTCCAGCATCTCACCACACCTCATGATTGTCATCACCTCTGTCTGACCGTCACTGCTGGGAACCATCCCATCGACCGATGTTCTCGCTGATGAGCCTCAGGAAGGCAGAGGAATATGAGAATTTGTTTTTCCAGGATACACTGGGAATGTGTAGGATATATACTTcaccaacatgtttttttttcccctcccacaccaaatctttttttctttttttttttccgtcacTCCGGTCTGGTGTATTTGTCCTTCTCAAAAGAACTCAGGGATGGA
This genomic window contains:
- the si:ch1073-335m2.2 gene encoding msx2-interacting protein, which codes for MNYQDYIPLKHQKKMDSVDPHNTDGAKPPWTSAVSPAISPHLPSPPGNHVGFVTTGGDRAPSHLGGVKQEPRSPRKSGHPHSQFTKVSSPIGSSSPKGIPVMLSTAMQQYIPAVHHPEQSVIMPPHSVPGGLGRMSPHCVTQSIPVGHLGDVRVNTPPLSVMSYGMHTDSHASPWSGAIQPRPSSPQAVTREKVLKVNPGSLRSHEGEQEESRHFRSDPRGPLRGSVQLEPYMTQRDVRVRVHQQGERSTTDPHSAHVQETLNKDITKSLEAKRPHSPLPKDGMMGIRQPGPAMASPQRVQLMPPGPSGSFPEYSGMYSNPRGLHSQIPEASPVGLNQPPLNITPTMSTDLQSKPDGKMAQPVNMVQLLTKYPIVWQGLLALKNDTAAVQLHFVCGNKALAHRSLPLQEGGALLRIVQRMRLEASQLESVARRMTGDSDYCLLLALPCGRDQDDVLNQTQALKAAFINYLQTKLAAGIINIPNPGSNQPAYVLQIFPPCEFSESHLSQLAPDLLNRISSISPHLMIVITSV